A genome region from Streptomyces pratensis includes the following:
- a CDS encoding MFS transporter encodes MHVPKRNVLWTFLCCGLGVAMVSLDNLVVITALPAIRESLGGDIQQLEWTVNAYTLTYAVLMLPGAALGDRFGRRRMFVVGLGIFTVASAAAALAPGIGALIAARALQGLGAAALMPLNLTLLTAVAPAARRGAVLGALSAVEGLAIAMGPLVGGVMVEHLTWQWIFWINVPIGLLLLPLGRWKLTESRGPNSRLDLTGTVLAGVGLFGIVFGLIQGPTDGWTSIRVLVALAGGSLVLTAFVAWELRTDMPMFPMRLFRHRTFSGMNAAGLLMFAGMFGSVFLLTQFFQGPRGYSPMEAGLRILPWTAVPIFVAPLVGFLSDRIGSRSIVAIGLTLQACGLGWIAARVSPDVSYTSLIPALVMCGLGMTFYFSPTANLVMSSVDAQDRGMASGAVNSLRELGGVLGVAVLASVFTAHGGLATPDTFTDGMVPALWTGACLIAVGAVAVLMTPRRPKTVRAGGASAGVKISGAESAQA; translated from the coding sequence ATGCATGTTCCCAAGCGGAACGTCCTGTGGACGTTCCTGTGCTGTGGCCTCGGCGTGGCCATGGTGTCCCTCGACAACCTGGTCGTCATCACCGCTCTGCCCGCGATCCGCGAGAGCCTCGGCGGCGACATCCAGCAGCTCGAGTGGACCGTCAACGCCTACACACTCACCTACGCGGTGCTGATGCTCCCCGGTGCGGCCCTGGGCGACCGGTTCGGGCGTCGGCGGATGTTCGTGGTGGGCCTCGGCATCTTCACCGTCGCCTCCGCCGCGGCGGCGCTCGCCCCCGGCATCGGCGCACTCATCGCGGCCCGCGCGCTGCAGGGCCTCGGCGCCGCCGCTCTGATGCCCCTCAACCTGACCCTGCTCACCGCGGTCGCCCCGGCGGCCCGCCGCGGCGCAGTCCTCGGAGCGCTGAGCGCCGTGGAAGGGCTTGCCATCGCCATGGGCCCACTCGTCGGCGGAGTGATGGTGGAGCACCTGACCTGGCAGTGGATCTTCTGGATCAACGTACCGATCGGGCTCCTGCTGCTGCCCCTCGGCCGCTGGAAGCTCACGGAGAGCCGGGGCCCCAACTCCCGGCTGGACCTGACCGGGACCGTACTGGCCGGCGTGGGCCTGTTCGGCATCGTGTTCGGCCTCATCCAGGGCCCCACGGACGGCTGGACGAGCATCCGCGTCCTGGTCGCGCTGGCCGGGGGTTCCCTGGTCCTGACTGCGTTCGTCGCCTGGGAACTTCGCACGGACATGCCCATGTTCCCCATGAGACTGTTCCGCCACCGGACCTTCAGCGGGATGAACGCCGCAGGTCTGCTGATGTTCGCGGGCATGTTCGGCTCGGTCTTCCTCCTCACCCAGTTCTTCCAGGGCCCGCGCGGCTACTCCCCGATGGAAGCCGGCCTGCGCATCCTGCCCTGGACCGCGGTGCCGATCTTCGTCGCACCGCTGGTCGGGTTCCTCTCCGACCGGATCGGCAGCCGGTCCATCGTGGCGATCGGACTGACGTTGCAGGCATGCGGGCTGGGCTGGATCGCCGCCCGTGTCTCACCGGACGTGAGCTATACGTCGCTGATCCCGGCCCTGGTCATGTGCGGTCTCGGCATGACCTTCTACTTCTCCCCGACCGCGAACCTGGTGATGAGCTCGGTCGACGCACAGGACCGGGGGATGGCCTCGGGAGCGGTCAACTCCCTGCGTGAGCTGGGCGGTGTCCTCGGAGTCGCCGTGCTGGCGTCGGTGTTCACCGCGCACGGCGGCCTCGCCACGCCGGACACCTTCACGGACGGCATGGTTCCGGCCCTGTGGACCGGCGCGTGTCTCATCGCCGTCGGCGCTGTCGCGGTCCTCATGACACCCAGGCGTCCGAAAACCGTCCGGGCCGGCGGTGCGAGCGCCGGCGTCAAGATCTCAGGCGCGGAGAGCGCCCAGGCCTGA
- a CDS encoding HesA/MoeB/ThiF family protein has product MIPESADRPAAGNGESAPHSVFYEELVTRNAGVVSADEQAALRNATILVAGCGSIGGAAVEPLTRLGAQRFLVADPGTFELNNLNRQNAVAADIEQNKAAGAAERIMSINPHARVTVFTEGVTASTVQRLTAPSQIVIDGVDVTTADGWRAKHLLHRVAAQRRLPLITGWDMAGTQYVRCYDYRRIREPFAGAITAADIEHVDTWNLLRRAVPLRRVPAEMLAEIRANHMRTDYSFPQVAYTATAFGVLSSHMAVRLLAGRPVRQEISLDVHQMARPLGERWLTRLRWPVELAALVPPIVRLMRGPGAR; this is encoded by the coding sequence ATGATCCCGGAGAGTGCCGACCGCCCGGCGGCAGGCAACGGGGAGTCGGCTCCCCACAGCGTCTTCTACGAGGAGCTGGTCACCCGCAACGCGGGGGTCGTCTCGGCCGACGAGCAGGCGGCCCTGCGCAACGCCACCATCCTGGTGGCCGGTTGCGGGTCGATCGGTGGTGCCGCGGTGGAGCCGCTGACCAGGCTCGGCGCGCAGCGCTTCCTGGTGGCGGACCCCGGAACCTTCGAGCTGAACAACCTCAACCGCCAGAACGCGGTCGCTGCCGACATCGAGCAGAACAAGGCCGCCGGTGCGGCGGAACGCATCATGTCGATCAACCCGCACGCCCGGGTGACGGTGTTCACCGAAGGGGTGACAGCGTCCACGGTGCAGAGGCTCACAGCGCCCAGCCAGATCGTCATCGACGGGGTGGACGTCACGACCGCCGACGGATGGCGCGCCAAGCACCTGCTGCACCGCGTGGCGGCCCAGCGGAGGCTCCCCCTGATCACCGGATGGGACATGGCCGGGACCCAGTACGTGCGCTGCTACGACTACCGGCGTATCCGTGAGCCCTTCGCGGGCGCCATCACGGCGGCCGACATCGAGCACGTGGACACCTGGAACCTCCTGCGCCGTGCGGTGCCGCTGCGCAGAGTGCCGGCCGAGATGCTGGCGGAGATCCGGGCGAACCACATGCGCACGGACTACAGCTTCCCCCAAGTCGCCTACACCGCCACGGCGTTCGGTGTGCTGAGCTCCCACATGGCGGTACGCCTCCTGGCCGGGAGGCCCGTGCGCCAGGAAATCAGCCTGGACGTGCACCAGATGGCCCGTCCGCTCGGTGAGCGCTGGCTGACCCGCCTGCGGTGGCCGGTCGAACTGGCGGCCCTGGTGCCGCCGATCGTCCGTCTCATGCGCGGTCCGGGCGCGCGCTGA
- a CDS encoding acyl-CoA dehydrogenase family protein — MTIAVPTDLSPELNFDVLPPEVQQLKQEAREFAQETVRPLVRELDQAPAEEFDWDVVRRGHEIGLTRAAVPTDYGGLGLGMLGVATALEEVAAVCPGTALVFGATMLGQAPLLLSGDPRLQARYLPLFSGDEPVLACNAVTEEDAGCDLIIPANASHARNVMTARRDGDEYVLTGRKRFITNARFAAFASVFANMEGSPGATGLTSFIVPLNLPGVVRGPVADKMGYRACLGSELEFDEVRVPAENMIGGEGEGMPINMAQSNMARAAVAGISTGVARGALEQAVTWAGDRVQGGSPLYKHQFTAAKLAGMSAKVDAARLLYLHAANTVDTQLPPPAYEPAVAKLFADRAAIEVADAALSLVGARGYLRSYGVEKMLRDAYGTRIYEGTPEVLALTITESLYVEDDAE; from the coding sequence ATGACCATCGCCGTACCGACAGACCTCTCCCCAGAGCTGAACTTCGACGTGCTGCCCCCGGAGGTGCAGCAACTCAAGCAAGAAGCAAGGGAGTTCGCGCAGGAGACCGTGAGGCCCCTGGTCCGGGAACTGGATCAGGCCCCGGCGGAGGAGTTCGACTGGGACGTGGTGCGCCGCGGCCACGAGATCGGTCTGACCCGGGCCGCCGTCCCCACGGACTACGGCGGTCTCGGCCTCGGCATGCTGGGAGTCGCCACCGCCCTGGAGGAAGTGGCCGCCGTGTGCCCCGGCACCGCACTCGTCTTCGGCGCCACCATGCTCGGTCAGGCCCCGCTCCTGCTCTCCGGCGATCCCCGCCTCCAGGCGCGCTACCTCCCGCTCTTCTCCGGTGACGAGCCGGTGCTCGCCTGCAACGCGGTGACGGAGGAGGACGCCGGCTGCGATCTGATCATTCCGGCGAACGCGTCGCACGCCCGCAACGTGATGACCGCACGCCGGGACGGCGACGAGTACGTGCTGACCGGCCGGAAGAGGTTCATCACCAACGCACGCTTCGCCGCCTTCGCCTCCGTCTTCGCGAACATGGAGGGCAGCCCCGGTGCCACCGGGCTCACCTCCTTCATCGTCCCCCTGAACCTCCCGGGCGTGGTCCGCGGCCCGGTCGCCGACAAGATGGGCTACCGGGCCTGCCTGGGAAGCGAGCTGGAGTTCGACGAGGTCCGGGTGCCGGCCGAGAACATGATCGGCGGCGAGGGCGAGGGCATGCCCATCAACATGGCTCAGAGCAACATGGCGCGCGCCGCCGTCGCCGGAATCTCGACCGGAGTGGCCCGAGGCGCGCTGGAACAAGCCGTCACCTGGGCGGGTGACCGCGTGCAGGGCGGATCACCGCTGTACAAGCACCAGTTCACCGCGGCGAAGCTGGCCGGCATGAGTGCCAAGGTGGACGCGGCGCGCCTGCTGTACCTCCACGCGGCGAACACCGTGGACACCCAGCTGCCACCACCCGCCTACGAACCTGCCGTAGCCAAACTGTTCGCCGACCGGGCCGCGATCGAGGTCGCCGACGCAGCGCTCTCCCTCGTCGGCGCGCGGGGGTACCTGCGCTCCTACGGAGTGGAGAAGATGCTCCGCGACGCCTACGGAACCCGCATCTACGAGGGCACCCCCGAGGTGCTGGCGCTCACGATCACCGAGAGCCTCTACGTCGAGGACGACGCCGAATGA
- a CDS encoding SagB/ThcOx family dehydrogenase, producing MRLRRSRCLTCYWHDNAFVVHPHPHGTPTALHPAAAEILAAFEDWSTPGEAAGRLGHLTPDTVQEAVTTLVRSGALLARGSEAARRDEQIAGLWGAWMPEASFFHYATQDVYDAQPGGDPPHDTGDPPGDTGNPPGDTGDPPGVAGDANAEASVEAPPPPLFTGHPQAPRLLLPRRPAGLGTPFGEVLYDRRTHRDFTGAPVSLETLATLLAVVFGPVDFIDCGRGALYRRTSPQGGSRQEIDAYVGVLGVSGLAPGWYHYDGLRHGLEMLSEGLTPAEAAHLCAGQSWAERPAFLVVLAARLERMSVKYPTPRAYRVCLLDAGHLGQTFALTATALGLGPAQTGAFRDSAVAGRCGLDDTGHTPLYVLAAGHPAPTPQDAPPPAGIPAFASTTLLDP from the coding sequence TTGCGCCTACGCCGCTCCCGTTGCCTGACCTGCTACTGGCACGACAACGCCTTCGTCGTCCACCCCCACCCGCACGGCACGCCCACGGCTCTGCACCCGGCTGCCGCCGAGATCCTGGCCGCCTTCGAGGACTGGAGCACGCCCGGCGAGGCCGCCGGGCGCCTCGGCCACCTGACCCCCGACACCGTCCAGGAAGCCGTCACGACGCTGGTCCGGAGCGGGGCCCTGCTGGCTCGCGGCAGCGAGGCCGCGCGACGCGACGAACAGATCGCCGGGCTGTGGGGGGCGTGGATGCCCGAGGCGTCGTTCTTCCACTACGCCACTCAGGACGTGTACGACGCCCAGCCGGGCGGAGACCCGCCCCACGACACCGGAGACCCGCCCGGCGACACCGGGAACCCGCCCGGCGACACCGGGGACCCGCCCGGCGTCGCCGGGGACGCGAACGCCGAAGCCTCCGTGGAGGCTCCGCCGCCTCCCCTGTTCACGGGACATCCGCAGGCTCCCCGACTGCTGCTCCCCCGCAGGCCGGCCGGGCTCGGAACGCCCTTCGGCGAAGTCCTGTACGACCGTCGCACCCACCGGGACTTCACCGGTGCGCCGGTGTCACTGGAGACCCTGGCCACCTTGCTGGCCGTGGTCTTCGGTCCGGTCGACTTCATCGACTGCGGCCGGGGTGCGCTGTACCGGCGCACCAGTCCTCAGGGCGGATCCCGGCAGGAGATCGACGCCTACGTCGGCGTTCTGGGTGTCAGCGGCCTGGCTCCCGGCTGGTACCACTACGACGGACTGCGGCACGGGCTCGAAATGCTTTCCGAGGGCCTCACACCCGCGGAGGCCGCCCACCTCTGCGCCGGACAGTCGTGGGCCGAGCGGCCCGCGTTCCTCGTCGTGCTCGCAGCACGGCTGGAGCGGATGAGCGTGAAGTACCCAACGCCCCGCGCCTACCGGGTCTGTCTGCTCGACGCGGGGCATCTGGGGCAGACGTTCGCCCTGACCGCGACGGCCCTCGGGCTCGGCCCCGCCCAGACCGGTGCCTTCAGGGATTCCGCGGTCGCCGGCCGATGCGGTCTGGACGACACCGGCCACACCCCGCTCTACGTACTGGCCGCGGGGCACCCCGCCCCGACGCCCCAGGACGCTCCTCCGCCCGCGGGGATCCCCGCTTTCGCCTCCACGACGCTGCTCGACCCGTGA
- a CDS encoding PH domain-containing protein has product MSTAVDSGSDWRRLHSRTVLVTALVTAGVAVGAAVPVTVALSGRLGYAAAVGWALAGSALLVCCAAAGDYVRWRRTRYRLGAERVDLHSGLLLAKRRSLARERIRSVDLTAHPLLRILGLVSVRIGTGEQTGGDSTLELDPVARAEGERLRRELLDRAVPEAPGTHRDGELATLDPRWLRYAPISFAAPVLGGTAAGGLLQISEWVGAQAEVIHWIADRFQDTPLVWAIVVMVAVALVAGVIGALGLWIEMWWNYRLEREPGGTLRVRRGLFTSRSLSVEERRLRGVDLVEPLGVRLAGAARVDAIATGLTKDEERNADHNTLLPAVPRALADSIAAEVLREPVTPTGAPLTAHPRAARGRRLRRALSVALAPVLLQAVLGLLLTPVLLWTALACAVVGVPAAVLLGLDAYRSLGHTLSGGYLVTRSGSVRRSTAALQRSGVIGWTVKQSWFQRRAGLLSVTATTAAGGGAYTAYDTGASEGLLFAADAVPGLLEPFLERG; this is encoded by the coding sequence GTGAGCACGGCCGTGGACAGCGGCAGCGACTGGCGGCGTCTCCATTCCCGTACGGTCCTGGTCACCGCTCTGGTCACGGCGGGAGTCGCCGTGGGCGCCGCCGTGCCGGTCACGGTCGCACTGTCCGGGCGTCTCGGATACGCGGCGGCCGTCGGCTGGGCCCTGGCGGGATCCGCCCTGCTCGTCTGCTGCGCGGCCGCCGGCGACTACGTGCGGTGGCGGCGCACCCGCTACCGGCTCGGCGCCGAGCGCGTCGATCTGCACTCCGGGCTCCTCCTGGCGAAGCGCCGCTCGCTGGCCCGCGAGCGGATCCGCAGCGTCGACCTCACCGCCCATCCGCTGCTGCGGATACTCGGGCTGGTCTCGGTCCGGATCGGCACCGGTGAGCAGACGGGTGGCGACTCCACGCTGGAACTCGACCCCGTCGCCCGTGCCGAGGGCGAGCGGCTGCGACGTGAACTCCTCGACCGTGCCGTCCCCGAGGCCCCGGGAACGCACCGCGACGGCGAACTGGCCACGCTCGATCCCCGGTGGCTCCGTTACGCACCCATCTCGTTCGCCGCGCCCGTGCTCGGCGGCACCGCCGCCGGCGGTCTGCTGCAGATCAGTGAGTGGGTCGGTGCGCAGGCCGAGGTGATCCACTGGATCGCCGACCGCTTCCAGGACACACCGCTCGTCTGGGCGATCGTCGTCATGGTCGCGGTGGCACTGGTCGCCGGTGTGATCGGAGCACTCGGGCTGTGGATCGAGATGTGGTGGAACTACCGCCTGGAACGCGAACCGGGCGGCACCCTGCGGGTGCGGCGCGGCCTGTTCACCTCGCGCTCCCTGTCCGTCGAGGAACGGCGGCTGCGCGGGGTGGACCTGGTGGAGCCCCTCGGCGTGCGGCTCGCGGGCGCCGCGCGGGTCGACGCGATCGCCACGGGCCTGACCAAGGACGAGGAGCGGAACGCCGACCACAACACCCTGCTGCCGGCCGTGCCCCGAGCTCTGGCCGACAGCATCGCCGCGGAAGTGCTGCGGGAGCCGGTCACTCCGACGGGCGCCCCGCTCACGGCCCATCCACGGGCGGCCCGCGGGCGGCGACTGCGCCGCGCCCTGTCCGTGGCCCTGGCACCGGTGCTGCTCCAGGCGGTCCTGGGCCTCCTGCTGACTCCCGTGCTGCTGTGGACCGCGCTCGCCTGCGCGGTGGTGGGCGTGCCCGCCGCCGTGCTCCTCGGCCTCGACGCGTACCGGTCGCTGGGACACACCCTCAGCGGTGGCTACCTGGTGACCCGGTCCGGCAGCGTCCGGCGTTCCACGGCGGCTCTCCAGCGGTCCGGGGTGATCGGCTGGACGGTGAAGCAGTCCTGGTTCCAGCGCAGGGCGGGACTGCTGAGCGTCACCGCCACGACGGCCGCGGGAGGCGGCGCGTACACGGCGTACGACACCGGGGCGTCCGAGGGCCTGCTCTTCGCCGCCGACGCCGTCCCCGGGCTACTGGAGCCCTTCCTGGAGCGCGGCTGA
- a CDS encoding PH domain-containing protein → MTTGEGTIRLRPPRNTPAPRAVGWWRAQWLLLTAAPVAVLGILGALIAPARFWLLMPAAVIAAVGLLCAVLFPLWWFRTHRWEVTGEAVYVSTGALLREWRIAPMSRIQTVDTVRGPLEQLFGLATVTVTTASAKGAVQIEGLTHEVAAELAERLTRITQDTPGDAT, encoded by the coding sequence ATGACGACGGGGGAGGGGACGATACGGCTCAGGCCGCCGCGCAACACGCCGGCTCCACGGGCGGTCGGCTGGTGGCGGGCCCAGTGGCTGCTGCTGACCGCGGCACCGGTGGCGGTCCTGGGCATCCTGGGCGCGCTCATAGCTCCGGCCAGGTTCTGGCTGCTGATGCCGGCCGCGGTGATCGCAGCCGTTGGCCTGCTGTGCGCCGTCCTCTTCCCCCTCTGGTGGTTCCGCACCCACCGCTGGGAGGTCACCGGCGAAGCGGTCTACGTGAGCACCGGGGCGCTCCTGCGGGAGTGGCGGATCGCGCCGATGTCCCGGATCCAGACCGTGGACACCGTGCGGGGCCCGCTGGAGCAGCTCTTCGGACTGGCCACGGTCACGGTCACCACCGCGTCCGCCAAGGGCGCCGTGCAGATCGAGGGGCTGACCCACGAGGTCGCCGCCGAGCTGGCCGAGCGGCTGACCCGGATCACCCAGGACACCCCCGGGGACGCCACGTGA
- the pgi gene encoding glucose-6-phosphate isomerase: MNAQGRTKLNQTPEWAALGKHREEFGDTHLRRLFADAPDRGTAYTLRVGDLHIDYSKNLVTDETLRLLRDLADATGVAALRDAMFRGEKINTTEDRAVLHTALRTPRGAVIEVDGENVVPAVHAVLDRMAAFADRVRAGEWTGHTGKPVKNIVNIGIGGSDLGPAMAYEVLRSFTDRSLTVRFVSNVDGADLHEAVRDLDPAETLFIVASKTFTTIETITNATSARDWLLTELKAGQEAVAKHFVALSTNAGKVTDFGIDTANMFEFWDWVGGRYSFDSAIGLSLMIAIGPDRFREMLDGFHLVDEHFRTAPAEENAPLLLGLLGVWYGQFFDAQSHAVLPYSHYLSKFTAYLQQLDMESNGKSVDRDGNPVDWQTGPVVWGTPGTNGQHAYYQLIHQGTKVIPADFIGFASPVQDLLPGLIAQHDLLMANFFAQTQALAFGKTPDEVRAEGVAEELVPHKTFLGNHPTTTVLADRLTPSVLGQLIALYEHKVFVQGAVWNIDSFDQWGVELGKVLAKKIEPVLTEGTGGEQLDSSTAALVSAYRSLRGR, translated from the coding sequence ATGAACGCACAAGGCCGAACCAAGCTCAACCAGACGCCCGAGTGGGCGGCTCTCGGCAAGCACCGTGAGGAGTTCGGCGACACCCATCTGCGCCGGCTGTTCGCGGACGCGCCGGACCGCGGGACCGCCTACACCCTCCGGGTCGGCGACCTCCACATCGACTACTCCAAGAACCTGGTGACCGACGAGACGCTCCGCCTGCTGCGGGATCTCGCCGACGCCACCGGAGTGGCCGCGCTGCGGGACGCGATGTTCCGGGGCGAGAAGATCAACACGACCGAGGACCGCGCCGTCCTGCACACCGCGCTGCGCACCCCGCGCGGCGCCGTGATCGAGGTCGACGGCGAGAACGTCGTGCCGGCCGTGCACGCCGTCCTGGACAGGATGGCGGCCTTCGCGGACCGGGTGAGGGCCGGGGAGTGGACCGGTCACACCGGCAAGCCGGTCAAGAACATCGTGAACATCGGCATCGGCGGCTCCGACCTCGGGCCCGCCATGGCCTACGAGGTGCTGCGTTCCTTCACGGACCGCTCGCTCACGGTCCGCTTCGTGTCGAACGTCGACGGCGCCGACCTCCACGAGGCCGTCCGCGACCTCGACCCGGCCGAGACGCTGTTCATCGTGGCGTCCAAGACCTTCACCACGATCGAGACCATCACCAACGCCACCTCCGCCCGCGACTGGCTCCTCACCGAGCTGAAGGCCGGTCAGGAAGCCGTCGCCAAGCACTTCGTGGCGCTGTCGACCAATGCCGGCAAGGTCACGGACTTCGGCATCGACACGGCCAACATGTTCGAGTTCTGGGACTGGGTCGGCGGCCGCTACTCCTTCGACTCGGCGATCGGTCTCTCGCTGATGATCGCCATCGGCCCGGACCGTTTCCGCGAGATGCTCGACGGCTTCCACCTCGTCGACGAGCACTTCCGTACCGCCCCCGCGGAGGAGAACGCCCCGCTGCTGCTGGGCCTCCTGGGCGTCTGGTACGGCCAGTTCTTCGACGCGCAGTCCCACGCGGTCCTGCCCTACAGCCACTATCTGTCCAAGTTCACCGCGTACTTGCAGCAGCTGGACATGGAGTCCAACGGCAAGTCCGTGGACCGGGACGGCAATCCGGTCGACTGGCAGACCGGACCGGTCGTCTGGGGAACGCCCGGCACCAACGGGCAGCACGCCTACTACCAGCTGATCCACCAGGGCACGAAGGTCATTCCGGCCGACTTCATCGGCTTCGCGTCCCCGGTCCAGGACCTGTTGCCCGGGCTGATCGCCCAGCACGACCTGCTGATGGCCAACTTCTTCGCGCAGACCCAGGCCCTCGCCTTCGGCAAGACGCCGGACGAGGTCCGCGCGGAAGGCGTCGCGGAGGAGCTCGTGCCGCACAAGACGTTCCTCGGCAACCACCCGACGACCACGGTCCTCGCCGACCGGCTGACCCCCTCGGTACTCGGCCAGCTGATCGCGCTGTACGAGCACAAGGTCTTCGTCCAGGGCGCCGTCTGGAACATCGACTCCTTCGACCAGTGGGGCGTCGAACTGGGCAAGGTCCTCGCCAAGAAGATCGAGCCGGTCCTGACCGAGGGCACCGGCGGCGAACAGCTGGACAGTTCCACCGCCGCGCTCGTCTCGGCGTACCGGTCGCTGCGGGGCCGCTGA
- a CDS encoding RNA polymerase-binding protein RbpA, which yields MASGNAIRGSRVGAGPMGEAERGESAPRLRISFWCSNGHETQPSFAHDAQVPETWDCPRCGFPAGQDRDSPPAPPRTEPYKTHLAYVRERRSDADGEAILAEALAKLRGEI from the coding sequence GTGGCAAGTGGCAACGCGATCCGGGGAAGCCGGGTCGGAGCGGGGCCGATGGGGGAGGCCGAGCGAGGCGAGTCCGCGCCGCGCCTCCGCATCTCCTTCTGGTGCTCGAACGGGCACGAGACGCAGCCGAGCTTCGCCCATGACGCGCAGGTACCGGAGACCTGGGACTGCCCGCGCTGCGGCTTCCCGGCCGGACAGGACCGGGACAGCCCGCCGGCTCCGCCGCGCACCGAGCCGTACAAGACGCACCTGGCGTACGTGCGCGAGCGGCGCAGCGACGCGGACGGCGAAGCGATCCTCGCCGAAGCCCTCGCGAAACTACGCGGCGAGATCTAG
- the secG gene encoding preprotein translocase subunit SecG, producing the protein MVLAFEIALIVFSLLLMLLVLMHKGKGGGLSDMFGGGMQSSVGGSSVAERNLDRITVVVGLIWFACIVVLGLLIKLDA; encoded by the coding sequence GTGGTTTTGGCGTTCGAGATCGCCCTGATCGTCTTCAGCCTGCTGCTGATGCTCCTGGTGCTGATGCACAAGGGGAAGGGCGGCGGCCTCTCCGACATGTTCGGTGGTGGGATGCAGTCCTCCGTGGGCGGCTCGTCGGTCGCCGAGCGGAACCTCGACCGCATCACCGTCGTGGTCGGTCTGATCTGGTTCGCGTGCATCGTCGTGCTCGGTCTGCTCATCAAGCTGGACGCCTGA
- the tpiA gene encoding triose-phosphate isomerase encodes MTTRTPLMAGNWKMNLNHLEAIAHVQKLAFALADKDYDAVEVAVLPPFTDLRSVQTLVDGDKLKIKYGAQDISAQDSGAYTGEISGPMLAKLKCTFVAVGHSERRQYHGENDEICNAKVKAAYKHGLTPILCVGEGLDIRKAGDQVSYTLAQLDGALKDLPAEQAESIVIAYEPVWAIGTGEVATPEDAQEVCGAIRRRLAELYSQELADAVRIQYGGSVKSGNVAAIMAQPDVDGALIGGAALDADEFVKIVRFRDQ; translated from the coding sequence ATGACCACCCGCACCCCGCTCATGGCGGGCAACTGGAAGATGAACCTCAACCACCTCGAGGCCATCGCACACGTCCAGAAGCTCGCCTTCGCCCTGGCCGACAAGGACTACGACGCGGTCGAGGTCGCCGTCCTGCCGCCCTTCACCGACCTGCGCTCCGTGCAGACGCTGGTCGACGGCGACAAGCTGAAGATCAAGTACGGCGCCCAGGACATCTCGGCGCAGGACTCCGGCGCGTACACCGGTGAGATCTCCGGCCCGATGCTCGCCAAGCTGAAGTGCACCTTCGTCGCGGTCGGCCACAGCGAGCGCCGCCAGTACCACGGCGAGAACGACGAGATCTGCAACGCCAAGGTGAAGGCCGCGTACAAGCACGGCCTGACCCCGATCCTCTGTGTCGGCGAGGGCCTGGACATCCGCAAGGCCGGTGACCAGGTGTCCTACACCCTGGCGCAGCTCGACGGCGCGCTGAAGGACCTCCCGGCCGAGCAGGCCGAGTCCATCGTGATCGCCTACGAGCCGGTCTGGGCCATCGGGACCGGCGAGGTCGCCACCCCCGAGGACGCCCAGGAGGTCTGCGGCGCGATCCGTCGCCGGCTCGCCGAGCTCTACTCGCAGGAGCTGGCCGACGCCGTCCGCATCCAGTACGGCGGCTCGGTGAAGTCCGGCAACGTCGCGGCGATCATGGCGCAGCCTGACGTCGACGGTGCCCTGATCGGCGGCGCCGCGCTCGACGCCGACGAGTTCGTCAAGATCGTCCGCTTCCGCGACCAGTAG